CGACATCGAGGTGCCAAACACCGCCGTCGATGTGAACTCTTGGGCGGTATCAGCCTGTTATCCCCGGAGTACCTTTTATCCGTTGAGCGATGGCCCTTCCATACAGAACCACCGGATCACTAGAACCTACTTTCGTACCTGCTCGACGTGTCTGTCTCGCAGTCAAGCACCCTTATGCTCTTGCACTCAATGCACGATTTCCAACCGTGCTGAGGGTACCTTCGTGCTCCTCCGTTACTCTTTAGGAGGAGACCGCCCCAGTCAAACTACCCACCACACACTGTCCTCGACCCGGATAACGGGTCTGAGTTAGAACGCCAATGATGCCAGGCTGGTATTTCAAGGTTGGCTCCGCCCGAACTGGCGTCCGGGGTTCATAGCCTCCCAGCTATCCTACACAAGCAACATCAGCATCCAGTGTGAAGCTATAGTAAAGGTTCACGGGGTCTTTCCGTCTAGCCGCGGGTACACAGCATCTTCACTGCGATTTCAATTTCACTGAGTCTCGGGTGGAGACAGCGTGGCCATCATTACGCCATTCGTGCAGGTCGGAACTTACCCGACAAGGAATTTCGCTACCTTAGGACCGTTATAGTTACGGCCGCCGTTTACCGGGGCTTCGATCAGGAGCTTCGCCCGAGGGCTAACACCATCAATTAACCTTCCGGCACCGGGCAGGCGTCACACCCTATACGTCCGCTTGCGCGTTTGCAGAGTGCTGTGTTTTTAATAAACAGTTGCAGCCACCTGGTATCTTCGACCGCGTCGGGCTCGAGGAGCGAGTCCTGTCACCCTAATGCGGCGTGCCTTCTCCCGAAGTTACGGCACCATTTTGCCTAGTTCCTTCACCCGAGTTCTCTCAAGCGCCTGGGTATTCTCTACCTGACCACCTGTGTCGGTTTGGGGTACGGTCTCACATGGTCTGAAGCTTAGAGGCTTTTCCTGGAAGCGTGGCATCGATGACTTCCAGACCGTAGTCTGTTCGTCTCGTGTCTCGGCATTCTTACTTAAAAGAGTGATCCGGATTTTCCTAAATCACTTGCCTACTCACTTTCACCAGGACAACCAACGCCTGGCTCACCTAGCCTTCTTCGTCCCCCCATCGCAACCATGTCAGGTACGGGAATATTAACCCGTTTCCCATCGACTACGCGTTTCCGCCTCGCCTTAGGGGCCGACTCACTCTGCTCTGATTAGCATAGAACAGAAAACCTTGGTCTTCCGGCGGGGGAGTTTTTCACTCCCCTTGTCGTTACTCATGTCAGCATTCGCACTCGTGATACCTCCAGCAGGCTTCTCAACCCACCTTCATCGGCTTACACGACGCTCCTCTACCGCTCATCCTAAGATGAACCCGTAGCTTCGGCACCTGGTTTGAGCCCCGTTACATCTTCCGCGCAGGCCGACTCGACTAGTGAGCTATTACGCTTTCTTTAAAGGATGGCTGCTTCTAAGCCAACCTCCTAGCTGTCTGAGCCTTCCCACATCGTTTCCCACTTAACCAGGATTTTGGGGCCTTAGCTGACGGTCTGGGTTGTTTCCCTTTTCACGACGGACGTTAGCACCCGCCGTGTGTCTCCCACGCTTGCACTCACCGGTATTCGGAGTTTGCCTCGGGTTGGTAAGCCGGGATGGCCCCCTAGCCGAAACAGTGCTCTACCCCCGGTGGTGATACGTGAGGCGCTACCTAAATAGCTTTCGAGGAGAACCAGCTATCTCCGGGCTTGATTAGCCTTTCACTCCGATCCACAAGTCATCCAAATCTTTTTCAACAGATCCTGGTTCGGTCCTCCAGTTGATGTTACTCAACCTTCAACCTGCTCATGGATAGATCGCCCGGTTTCGGGTCTATTTCCAGCGACTGGTCGCCCAGTTAAGACTCGATTTCTCTACGCCTCCCCTAGTCGGTTAAGCTCGCCACTGAAAATAAGTCGCTGACCCATTATACAAAAGGTACGCGGTCACAGAACGTGTCTGCTCCCACTGCTTGTACGCATACGGTTTCAGGATCTATTTCACTCCCCTCGCCGGGGTTCTTTTCGCCTTTCCCTCACGGTACTGGTTCACTATCGGTCAGTCAGGAGTATTTAGCCTTGGAGGATGGTCCCCCCATGTTCAGTCAAGGTTTCACGTGCCCCGACCTACTCGATTTCACGCGACTCAGATTTAAGCTACGGGACTATCACCCACTATGGTCGGCCTTCCCAGGCCGTTCGCCTATCAGTTGTCGTGCTTAAGGGCTGGTCCCCGTTCGCTCGCCGCTACTAGGGGAATCTCGGTTGATTTCTTTTCCTCAGGGTACTTAGATGTTTCAGTTCCCCTGGTTCGCCTCCCAACACCTATGGATTCAGTGTGGGATACCCAGCTTACACTGGGTGGGTTTCCCCATTCAGAAATGCCCGGGTCACAGGTTGTTTGCCACCTCACCGAGCCTTATCGCAGGCTACCACGTCTTTCGTCGCCTCTGACTGCCTAGGCATCCACCGTATGCGCTTAATCGCTTGACCATATAACCCGAAGGGGTCTACCCGACCGGGTCTGGCCTACGATTACGTTCGACAATTGCCGGATACGCTTGAGACGTATCACGTCGTTCTCTCCTTGCGGAGAAAACGTGTCAGCATGATTTACATTGTTAAAGAGCGACTGTTCGAAAACAGTGATAAGCACAACCGCGTTGCGTTTATCACTGGTCACGATGGCGGACTGTTCGAGGGGGCGTGGTGGAGCCAAGCGGGATCGAACCGCTGACCTCCTGCGTGCAAGGCAGGCGCTCTCCCAGCTGAGCTATGGCCCCAGATTCGAACAGGGGACCCCATCATTATGAGTGATGTGCTCTAACCAGCTGAGCTACGTAGCCATCCGTATAAGGCGTACATCGCAACGCCCAAACAACGGGGCAGGATTATGCATGCAAGACAAGGAGATGGCAAGCTCGACCTTCTCACCGAAGGGCAAAAAGAGCGGTTCGCCATCGCCTTGTTTTTATTGATTGAGCGTTCAATAAAAAAAAGTATAATGAGCAACCTAGACACCAGCAAGACGTTACGCAACCCGCTGCATGATTCCGAACAGGAGCCGACCAATGCCGAAAGTGGGAATGGAGCAGATTCGCCGCCAGCAACTGATCCAGGCCACCATGGAGGCCATCGACGAAGCGGGGCTCGCTGATGCCACCGTGCTGCGCATTGCCCGCCTGGCCGGTGTTTCGGCAGGCATCATCAGTCACTATTTCGATGGCAAGGAGGGCTTGCTGGAAGCCACCATGCGCCAGATTCTCTACGATCTTGGCCAGGCCGTGGCCAGGCGCCGCCAAGCACTCCCCGAAAAGAGTCCACGTGCACATCTGCGCGCCATCATCGATGGCAACTTCGACCGCAGCCAAACCAGCCAGTCGGTCATGAAGACCTGGCTCGCCTTCTGGGCCAGCAGCATGCACCGCAAGCCGTTGCAACGGCTGCAGTACGTCAACGATCGCCGGCTCTTTTCCAACCTTTGCTATCAATTTCGCCAATGCATGCCCAAGGAAGAAGCGCGCCGTGCAGCCAGCGGTCTGGCCGCGATGATCGACGGCCTGTGGTTGCGAGGCGCATTGGCGCCTGCCGAGCTCGATGTCGAACGTGCACGTCGACTGGCCTATGACTACCTTGACGGACAACTTGCCGGGCGTACCTAACCGCGCTTGCTCATCTTTTTTTAGGAGACTCCCATGGCAACACTCGACCTCCAGCAACTCTATCTCGATGGCAAGCGCGTCGACGCGAGCTCCGGCGAACGCTTTCAGGTCATCAATCCCTATGACGGCTCGCTGCTCGCCGAGGTTCAGTACGCCTCTCAGGAGGATGTCGATCACGCCGTCGCCTCGGCACGCCAGGGTCAGAAAGTCTGGGCTGCGATGACCGGCATGCAGCGCTCGCGCATCATGCTGCGCGCCGTCGCGCTCTTGAGGGAGCGCAATGACGAGCTGGCCAAGCTCGAGACGCTCAACACCGGCAAGCCGATCGCCGAGACCGCCTCGGTGGATGTGGTCACCGGCGCCGACGCGCTGGAGTACTATGCCGGTCTCGCGCCCGCCATCGAGGGCACGCAGATTCCGCTGCGAGAAAGCTCCTTCGTCTATACCCGTCGCGAGCCGCTCGGCGTGGTCGGTGCCATCGGTGCCTGGAACTATCCGATCCAGATCGCCTGCTGGAAAGCCGCGCCGGCGCTTGCCGCCGGTAACGCCGTGGTCTTCAAGCCCAGCGAAGTGACTCCGCTGTCGGTGATGAAGCTCGCCGAGATATTCACCGACGCCGGCCTGCCGGATGGGGTATTCAACGTGGTACATGGCGATGCCCGCGTCGGCCAGATGCTCACCGCTCATGAAGGCATCGATAAAATCTCCTTCACCGGCGAAGCCGGGACCGGCAAAAGGGTGATGGCCGCCGCCGCCAGCTCGAGCCTGAAGGACGTGACCATGGAACTCGGCGGCAAATCGCCGATGATCGTATTTGGCGATGCCGACCTCGATCGCGCCGCCGATGCGGCGATGATGGCCAACTTCTACTCCAGCGGCCAGATCTGCACCAATGCCACCCGCGTCTTCGTGCACCGCTCCATCAAGACGCGCTTCGAAGCCAAGCTCAAGGAGCGCATCGCGCGCATCAAGGCCGGTAACCCGCTCGATCCCGGCGTCAATTTCGGTCCGCTGGTCAGCTTCGAGCACCAGCAGAAGGTGCTCTCCTATATCGAGCTGGGCAAGCAGGACGGCGCCACGCTGCTGACCGGTGGCGAGGGCATGGACCCGAAAGAAGGCGAGGATTTCACCCAGGGGGCCTGGGCGCCTGCGACGCTGTTCACCGACTGCACGGACGAGATGCGCATCGTGCGCGAGGAGATCTTCGGCCCGGTCATGTCGCTGCTCGCCTTCGACGACGAGGATGAGGTGATCGAGCGAGCCAACGCCACGCGTTTCGGCCTGGCCGCCGGCGTCTTCACCGAGAGCCTGAACCGGGCGCACCGTACCATCCATCGTCTGGAGGCGGGAATCTGCTGGATCAATACCTGGGGCGAGTCCCCCTCCGAGATGCCGGTGGGCGGGTACAAGGAGTCAGGCGTGGGTCGTGAAAACGGCATTGCGACATTGGATCACTACACCCAGATCAAGTCCATACAGGTGGAGATGGGGCCGTTCCAGTCCGTCTTTTGAGCCTCGCTTGCACACGTTTCACCTGTCGAGTCACTGCACGGAGGGCTGAATGTCCCAGTCTCATGAATTCGATTACATCATCATCGGTGCCGGCTCGGCCGGCAACGTGCTCGCCGCGCGGCTGACCGAGGATAGCGATGTCAGCGTGCTGCTGCTGGAAGCCGGCGGACCCGACTATCGCCTCGACTTTCGTACCCAGATGCCGGCCGCCCTCGCCTACCCACTGCAGGGCAAGCGCTACAACTGGGCCTTCGAAACCGATCCCGAACCGCACATGGACAACCGTCGCATGGAGTGCGGGCGCGGCAAGGGTCTGGGCGGCTCGTCGCTGATCAATGGCATGTGCTACATCCGCGGCAACGCCCTCGACTATGACAACTGGGCCAAGGTCCCGGGACTCGAGGATTGGACCTACGCTGACTGCCTGCCCTACTTCAGGAAGGCCGAGAGCCGCGACATCGGCCCCGATGAGTATCATGGCGGCGACGGGCCGATCAGCGTGACCACGCCCAAGCCGGGCAACAATGCGCTCTACCATGCCTTCGTCGAGGCCGGACAGCAGGCCGGCTACCTGCGCACCGAGGACGTCAACGGTTACCAGCAGGAGGGCTTCGGCCCGATGGACCGCTTCGTTACCCCCAAGGGACGGCGTTCCTCCACGGCACGCGGCTACTTGGATCAGGCCAAGTCCCGCGACAACCTCACCATCGTCACCCACGCTACCACCGACCGCATCCTGTTCGACGAGAAGCGCGCCGTGGGAGTGAGCTACCTGCACCGTAAGCAGCCGGTGGAAGCGCGTGCACGCCGCGAGGTGCTGCTGTGCGGCGGCGCCATCGCCTCGCCACAGATCCTGCTGCGCTCCGGTGTCGGCAATCCCGACCACCTCAAGGAGTTTGACATTCCGCTGATCCACGACCTCAAGGGCGTCGGCGAGAATCTCCAGGATCATCTGGAGATGTATATCCAGTACGAGTGCAAGCAGCCGATCTCGCTCTATCCGGCGCTCAAGTGGTTCAACCAGCCCAAGATCGGCGCCGAGTGGCTGTTCCTCGGCTCTGGTGTGGGTGCCAGTAACCAGTTCGAGGCGGCGGGCTTCATCCGCTCCCGCGACGAGGAGGAGTGGCCCAATCTGCAGTACCATTTCCTGCCGATCGCCATCAGCTACAACGGCAAGAGCGCCGTCCAGGCGCATGGCTTCCAGGCCCACGTGGGCTCGATGCGCTCCGAGAGCCGCGGTCGCATCCGCCTCACCTCGCGCGATCCGCGTCAGGCGCCCAGCATCCTGTTCAACTACATGTCCAAGGAGAAGGATTGGCAGGAGTTTCGCGACGCCATCCGCCTGACCCGCGAGATCATCGCCCAACCAGCTCTCGAGCCCTACTGCGGCAAGGAGATATCGCCAGGGCCTGAGGTACAGAGCGACGCCGAGCTCGACGCCTTCGTGCGAGCCCATGCCGAGACGGCCTATCACCCCTGCGGCAGTTGCAAGATGGGCACTGATGCCATGTCGGTCGTCGACGGCGAGGGGCGTGTACATGGCCTCAACGGTCTGCGCGTGGTCGATGCGTCGTTGTTCCCGGTCATTCCGACCGGCAACCTCAACGCGCCGACCATCATGCTGGCCGAAAAGATCGCCGACCGCATTCGTGGACGCGAGTCCCTGCCTCGCTCCACGGCGCCCTATCATGTCTCCACCGGCACGCCGGCACGCCGGCTTCCCGCCACGGCCTGATCGCTTCGCACGCTCGCGCCACACCCCGCTCATGCGGGGTGTGGCGTTTCAGTCGTGCGTATCTGGTCTCCCCTCGATAAATGAACTAGGCTAGACCATTCAAACGCTCGTTAGAATGCATCCATGCACGCCCTGAATGGAGACCTTGCATGTTCCATCTGCTCCTGATCGTAATCGCGTTGGTCGGCCTGCTGATCATCATGCGACGCGAGGCCGGCGCCCTGCCGACGCTTGCGCTGCTCGCCGCGCTTGGCCTCATCGGTATCCTGTTCGGCGCACCGCTGACCGGCGTGCTGTTTCTGATCGCCGCCGCCATCGTGGCCGTTGCCGGCTTGCCGACACTGCGCCGCCTGTGGCTCACGCCGAGGATATTCGCCACCTTCAAGAAGGTCGCACCCCGCGTCTCGGCAACGGAGCGCTCCGCACTGGAGGCCGGCACTGTCGGCTGGGATGGCGAACTCTTCTCGGGCAAGCCCGCCTGGAATGCTCTGCTGGACAATGTCGACAGCGGTCTCACCGTCGAGGAGCAGGCTTTCCTCGATAATCAGTGCTCGGTTGCCGCCGGCATGTGCAACGCCTGGGAGATCACTCGCGAGCGCGCCGATCTGCCCGCCGAGCTGTGGGACTACCTCAAGCGGGAAGGTTTCTTCGGCATGATCATTCCCAAGCAGTACGGCGGGCTTGGCTTCTCCGCCAAGGCGCAGTCCGCGGTGCTGCAGAAACTCGCCGTCAACGAGACACTGATGGTCACCGTGGGCGTGCCCAACTCCCTCGGCCCGGGCGAGCTGCTGCTCAAGTACGGCACCCAGGAGCAGAAGGATCACTACCTGCCGCGCCTCGCCGATGGGCGGGAGATCCCCTGCTTCGGCCTGACCGGCCCGCGCGCCGGGAGTGACGCCACCTCGCTTCCCGATATCGGCGTGGTCTGCAAGCGCACGGTCGATGGCGAGGAGGTGCTTGGCCTGGAGCTCACCTTCGAAAAGCGCTGGATCACCCTGGCCCCCATCGCCACCGTAGTCGGCCTGGCCTTTCGCATGTTCGACCCCGAGCGTCTACTGGGCGGCGAGGAGGATCTCGGCATCACCTGCGCGCTGATCCCGCGCAATACCCAGGGCATGGAGATCGGCCGTCGCCACTACCCCATCGGCAGCCCCTTCATGAACGGGCCGATCAAGGGTGAGAAGGTCTTTGTTCCCCTCGAGACACTGATTGGCGGACCGAAGATGGCCGGCCAGGGGTGGCGCATGCTGGTCGAGTGCCTGTCGGTGGGACGCTGTATCACCCTGCCCTCCGGTGCCACCGGCACCGCGCGTTACGCGCTCGGCTGGGCCGGCGGCTTTGCCCGCGTACGGCGCCAGTTCAACCTACCGGTGGCGGAGATGGAGGGCGTGCAGGAGCCGCTCGCGCGCATCGCCTCGATGGCCTATATCTCCCAGGCGGCGGTGATGCAGACCGCCAACATGATCGACAATGGCGAGAAGCCTTCGGTACCCTCGGCGATCCTCAAGAGCCAACTTACCGAGTACCAGCGCCGGCTGCTCGGCGATGCCATGGATATCCATGGCGGCAAGGCGGTCACCCTCGGTCCGCGCAACTATATCGGTATCGGCTACAGCGCCAACCCGGTGGCCATCACCGTGGAAGGCGCCAACATCATGACCCGCAACCTGATGATCTTCGGGCAGGGGGCGATCCGCTGCCATCCCTACGTGCTCGAGGAGCTGGCCGCCAAGGGTGCCAACGACGTCAAGGCCTTCGACAAGGCGTTCTTCGCGCATGCCGGGCTGATCTTTGGCAATGCGGCGCGTGCCTTCACCCTGGGCCTGGGACTTGGCAAGTCCGCCACTCCCTTCGATGAGGTGGCAGCGCCCTACGCGACGGATATCGCTCGTCTCTCCGCCGCGTTCGGCCTGTGCGCGGATGCCGCCATGGCAAGCCTGGGCTCGACGCTCAAGTCCCGCGAGATGATCTCGGCACGTCTGGGTGACGTGCTCTCCAACCTCTATCTGGCCTCGATGGTGCTGAAGCAGTGGCACGAGTCGGACAAGGTCGAAGGCGAGGCAACGTTGATGCACTACAGCTGCCAGACCCTGCTCCATCGTGCCGAGCAGGCGATGGTCGAGCTGTTCGACAACCTGCCCAACAGGGCCCTGGGCGGCCTGCTTTCCGTGATAGTGGCGCCCATGGGGCGGCACTGGAAGACCCCGCACGACGACCTGGCGCGAGAAATTGCCCAGAACGTCTCGCGTCACACGCCGCTGCGCGGCAAGCTGCTCGCCAATACCTGGGACAAGCTGGAGGAGGGTCAGAAGGACAACCCGCTGGCGCACTACAACGCCCTGCTCGCCGACCACGATCGCGCCGAGCCGCTCTATCGCAAGGTCAACAAGGCCTACGCCAAGGGTGAGCTGCCCGCCTACGCCCTGCATCCCGAGCAGCGCTTCGAGGCGGCCCTGGAAGCGGGTGTGCTCAGCGAGGAGGAGGCGAGCTTCATGAATGCCTATGAAGTGGAAGTGCTCGCCATGCTGAGCGTCGACGACTTCGCCTTCGATGCCTTCGCCCAGAAGCGCGACAAGGTGGTCTGGCACGGCACCGACTGATCGATCGCCCGGCGCGAGACAGCCAAGACCAGTGACGCCCCGGCGCTTTGTACCAAAGCGCCGGGGCGTTTCGTTATCTGCCTACAGCGGCCAAACCAGCATGATCATGGGGATCGAGATCACCAGCACCACCAGCGACAGCGGTAGCCCGAGCTTCCAATAGTCATGGAAGCGGTAGCCGCCTGGGCCCAACACTAGGGTGTTGGACTGATGGCCTATGGGGGTCAGGAATGCGCAGGAGGCACTGACCGCCACCACCATCAGAAAAGGATCCATTGACAGTTCGAAGCCCACCGCGAGACTGGCGGCAATCGGCGCCATCAGCAGGGCCGCCGCCGCATTGTTGATCACGTTGGAGAGCAGCATCGAGATAAGAAACAGGCCGATCAGGGTGGCAACCGGGGGCCATTGATCGCCCAGCGTCAGCAGCCCCTGAGCCACCAGCGCAGCGCCGCCACTGGACTCCAGCGCCTGCCCCACCGGGATCATCGCCCCGAGCAGGACGATCACCGGGCCATCCACCGCCTGGTAGCCATCGCGAAGCGGCAGCACGCCCACTAGCAAAGTCGCCACGGCCGCCGTCGAGAGCGCCACGGCGGCTGGCAACACGTCGAACAGGGTCATGGCGATGGCCAGCGCAAAGATCGCCACCGAGATCACCAGCATGCGCGGCTGACCTAGGCTCAGGTTACGATTCGCCAACGGCAGGCAGCCCAGCAGGGCCAGGCTCTCGGCGAGACCGCTCTCGTCGCCTTGCAGCAGCAGGACATCGCCGGGGCGAAACTTGACCTCGCGCAGTCGCTGCTTCAGGCGCTCGCCATCGCGCGCCACCGCCACCAGGTGCAGGCCGCGCTGGTTGAGCAGGCGCAGCTGCACGACCGTGCGATTGATCATCATCGAGTCGTTGCGCACCACTGCCTCGACCAGTTGCAGCTCCTCCCGGTCGCCCGGATCGAACACCCTCCCCTTGCGATCCTTTCTGGCTGGCGCCTGCTCCGGGTCGGCGTCGTGACTGCCCAGGCTCAGTCCTGCCTTGTCTTCCAGCAGCTTCAACTCTTCCGGTCCCGCCTCGACCAGCAAGATGTCGCCTTCACGCAAGGAGCCACCAAACAGATGACCTGGCTTGCGCTGGTCATCGCGTACCACGGCCAGCACCGGGATGGTTTCGCCGCACGCCTCGTGCAGCTCGCGCAGCGTCCAGCCGACCGCCTTTGCCTCTTGCGAGACTTCCAGCTCGCTAAGATAGCTGGAGGTATCGAACAGCTCCTCGGCGGAGGCCTGCCCCTCCCGTCTAGGTGTCAGCCGCCAGCCTAGCAGCAGGATAAAGACCAGGCCGGCAAGCGCCACCACGATACCCACCGGGAAGAATGCGAACATACCGAAGCTCTCTTCGCCATGGCTGCCGCGATAGCTGGAAATGATGA
This DNA window, taken from Halomonas sp. TA22, encodes the following:
- the betI gene encoding transcriptional regulator BetI encodes the protein MPKVGMEQIRRQQLIQATMEAIDEAGLADATVLRIARLAGVSAGIISHYFDGKEGLLEATMRQILYDLGQAVARRRQALPEKSPRAHLRAIIDGNFDRSQTSQSVMKTWLAFWASSMHRKPLQRLQYVNDRRLFSNLCYQFRQCMPKEEARRAASGLAAMIDGLWLRGALAPAELDVERARRLAYDYLDGQLAGRT
- the betB gene encoding betaine-aldehyde dehydrogenase codes for the protein MATLDLQQLYLDGKRVDASSGERFQVINPYDGSLLAEVQYASQEDVDHAVASARQGQKVWAAMTGMQRSRIMLRAVALLRERNDELAKLETLNTGKPIAETASVDVVTGADALEYYAGLAPAIEGTQIPLRESSFVYTRREPLGVVGAIGAWNYPIQIACWKAAPALAAGNAVVFKPSEVTPLSVMKLAEIFTDAGLPDGVFNVVHGDARVGQMLTAHEGIDKISFTGEAGTGKRVMAAAASSSLKDVTMELGGKSPMIVFGDADLDRAADAAMMANFYSSGQICTNATRVFVHRSIKTRFEAKLKERIARIKAGNPLDPGVNFGPLVSFEHQQKVLSYIELGKQDGATLLTGGEGMDPKEGEDFTQGAWAPATLFTDCTDEMRIVREEIFGPVMSLLAFDDEDEVIERANATRFGLAAGVFTESLNRAHRTIHRLEAGICWINTWGESPSEMPVGGYKESGVGRENGIATLDHYTQIKSIQVEMGPFQSVF
- the betA gene encoding choline dehydrogenase: MSQSHEFDYIIIGAGSAGNVLAARLTEDSDVSVLLLEAGGPDYRLDFRTQMPAALAYPLQGKRYNWAFETDPEPHMDNRRMECGRGKGLGGSSLINGMCYIRGNALDYDNWAKVPGLEDWTYADCLPYFRKAESRDIGPDEYHGGDGPISVTTPKPGNNALYHAFVEAGQQAGYLRTEDVNGYQQEGFGPMDRFVTPKGRRSSTARGYLDQAKSRDNLTIVTHATTDRILFDEKRAVGVSYLHRKQPVEARARREVLLCGGAIASPQILLRSGVGNPDHLKEFDIPLIHDLKGVGENLQDHLEMYIQYECKQPISLYPALKWFNQPKIGAEWLFLGSGVGASNQFEAAGFIRSRDEEEWPNLQYHFLPIAISYNGKSAVQAHGFQAHVGSMRSESRGRIRLTSRDPRQAPSILFNYMSKEKDWQEFRDAIRLTREIIAQPALEPYCGKEISPGPEVQSDAELDAFVRAHAETAYHPCGSCKMGTDAMSVVDGEGRVHGLNGLRVVDASLFPVIPTGNLNAPTIMLAEKIADRIRGRESLPRSTAPYHVSTGTPARRLPATA
- a CDS encoding acyl-CoA dehydrogenase, which translates into the protein MFHLLLIVIALVGLLIIMRREAGALPTLALLAALGLIGILFGAPLTGVLFLIAAAIVAVAGLPTLRRLWLTPRIFATFKKVAPRVSATERSALEAGTVGWDGELFSGKPAWNALLDNVDSGLTVEEQAFLDNQCSVAAGMCNAWEITRERADLPAELWDYLKREGFFGMIIPKQYGGLGFSAKAQSAVLQKLAVNETLMVTVGVPNSLGPGELLLKYGTQEQKDHYLPRLADGREIPCFGLTGPRAGSDATSLPDIGVVCKRTVDGEEVLGLELTFEKRWITLAPIATVVGLAFRMFDPERLLGGEEDLGITCALIPRNTQGMEIGRRHYPIGSPFMNGPIKGEKVFVPLETLIGGPKMAGQGWRMLVECLSVGRCITLPSGATGTARYALGWAGGFARVRRQFNLPVAEMEGVQEPLARIASMAYISQAAVMQTANMIDNGEKPSVPSAILKSQLTEYQRRLLGDAMDIHGGKAVTLGPRNYIGIGYSANPVAITVEGANIMTRNLMIFGQGAIRCHPYVLEELAAKGANDVKAFDKAFFAHAGLIFGNAARAFTLGLGLGKSATPFDEVAAPYATDIARLSAAFGLCADAAMASLGSTLKSREMISARLGDVLSNLYLASMVLKQWHESDKVEGEATLMHYSCQTLLHRAEQAMVELFDNLPNRALGGLLSVIVAPMGRHWKTPHDDLAREIAQNVSRHTPLRGKLLANTWDKLEEGQKDNPLAHYNALLADHDRAEPLYRKVNKAYAKGELPAYALHPEQRFEAALEAGVLSEEEASFMNAYEVEVLAMLSVDDFAFDAFAQKRDKVVWHGTD
- a CDS encoding SLC13 family permease, which encodes MSDASLVFIVLGLTLAGFVWGRFRYDLVALTALLVSVMLGLVDADAAFMGFAHPAVITVAAVLVLSKGFERSGLVDLIARQALKVGGRLTLQLAVLTGTVVMLSAVMNNVGALALMLPVAIRMAREHDTPPSLLLMPLAFGSLLGGLLTLIGTPPNIIISSYRGSHGEESFGMFAFFPVGIVVALAGLVFILLLGWRLTPRREGQASAEELFDTSSYLSELEVSQEAKAVGWTLRELHEACGETIPVLAVVRDDQRKPGHLFGGSLREGDILLVEAGPEELKLLEDKAGLSLGSHDADPEQAPARKDRKGRVFDPGDREELQLVEAVVRNDSMMINRTVVQLRLLNQRGLHLVAVARDGERLKQRLREVKFRPGDVLLLQGDESGLAESLALLGCLPLANRNLSLGQPRMLVISVAIFALAIAMTLFDVLPAAVALSTAAVATLLVGVLPLRDGYQAVDGPVIVLLGAMIPVGQALESSGGAALVAQGLLTLGDQWPPVATLIGLFLISMLLSNVINNAAAALLMAPIAASLAVGFELSMDPFLMVVAVSASCAFLTPIGHQSNTLVLGPGGYRFHDYWKLGLPLSLVVLVISIPMIMLVWPL